From one Melioribacteraceae bacterium genomic stretch:
- the nuoE gene encoding NADH-quinone oxidoreductase subunit NuoE, with product MEKNSLSEEIEKLVDLYGKERSSLLPILQAVEKKHKYISDFAQQEIARVLDIHPVEVFGVITFYSFLTHQPKGRNVVRLCQTITCDILGKKSVADAIQRELGIKFGETTKDKKITLEYANCLGMCDQGPAMLVNDQVYSHLTPEKAVEILSKIE from the coding sequence ATGGAAAAAAATTCCTTATCGGAAGAAATTGAAAAGCTTGTTGATCTTTACGGTAAAGAAAGATCCTCGCTCCTTCCGATTCTACAAGCTGTAGAAAAAAAACATAAGTATATCTCGGATTTTGCTCAACAAGAAATCGCGAGAGTATTAGATATCCATCCCGTTGAAGTGTTCGGCGTAATAACTTTCTATTCTTTCTTAACTCATCAGCCAAAGGGAAGAAATGTTGTAAGACTATGCCAAACTATTACATGTGATATACTAGGCAAGAAATCAGTTGCCGATGCAATTCAACGAGAGCTTGGAATCAAATTTGGCGAGACAACAAAAGACAAAAAAATTACTCTGGAGTATGCTAACTGCCTAGGAATGTGTGATCAAGGTCCGGCTATGTTGGTTAATGATCAAGTTTATTCCCATTTAACTCCGGAAAAAGCTGTCGAAATCTTAAGTAAAATAGAGTAG
- a CDS encoding HAMP domain-containing sensor histidine kinase, translating into MIVLVPKWAHHYEEFWNAIRIRNLWFIKIRYIFVGALLLFVLAGEWLLNLKFSTRQILVFLLITLYIFTYNLIIQSVRKRIKCVPGKFNPLHLSLLQIVLDLSILLVLIYYTGGIDSHFHIFAIFHTIIGSLILPGHVIFTVMSIYLLSYAAMCFLQYFDILHVHYLIGLFEKEYNHGLNYVLLTLIIYSTMILMSVYLANKISHQLYRREQQLKTSLEKIQQVEEKKQKYIIGVVHEIKSPISAIQSIADLILQEYIVPLPAQLKEKIERIKIRSADGLNLVNNVLFISRLRLLNLRPTESIDVMNILDGVIDKRCTDIRNKNINLKVNDLRNNKRLLSADKILFELAISNLLCNAFKYTPTDGKVLIELRDDENNLFFEISDTGIGIPKNEIQNIMHEFYRATNVKRTDTEGSGLGLALVKEVIELHKGEINFKSPSNIGDDTNPGTTVILKLPFESESQDSTEEMNSTKEI; encoded by the coding sequence ATGATAGTATTAGTTCCAAAATGGGCACATCATTATGAAGAATTTTGGAATGCAATAAGAATAAGAAATCTTTGGTTCATTAAGATACGTTATATTTTTGTTGGTGCGTTGTTACTTTTTGTATTAGCTGGCGAATGGTTACTTAATCTAAAATTTTCTACTCGACAAATCTTAGTATTTCTTTTAATTACATTATACATTTTTACTTACAACTTAATTATCCAATCAGTTCGTAAAAGAATTAAATGTGTTCCCGGAAAATTTAATCCACTTCACTTATCCTTACTGCAAATTGTTCTAGATCTTTCAATTCTATTGGTTTTGATCTATTACACAGGCGGGATTGATTCACATTTTCACATTTTTGCAATTTTTCATACAATCATAGGAAGTTTAATTCTACCTGGTCATGTTATATTTACGGTGATGTCAATTTATTTACTCTCTTACGCTGCAATGTGTTTCCTTCAGTATTTTGATATACTTCATGTTCATTACTTAATTGGTCTATTTGAGAAGGAATACAATCATGGGCTGAATTACGTGCTTCTCACATTAATTATTTATTCAACAATGATCTTGATGAGCGTATATTTAGCCAATAAAATCTCTCATCAACTCTATAGGAGAGAACAGCAGTTAAAAACATCACTTGAAAAAATTCAGCAAGTTGAAGAAAAAAAACAAAAATATATTATTGGTGTTGTTCATGAAATTAAATCCCCGATTTCGGCCATTCAATCAATAGCGGACTTAATCTTACAAGAGTATATCGTTCCATTACCAGCCCAACTAAAAGAAAAAATTGAACGAATAAAAATTAGAAGTGCGGATGGTTTGAATCTTGTCAACAATGTTCTGTTTATTTCGCGTTTGCGATTGCTCAATCTAAGACCAACTGAGAGCATTGATGTAATGAATATATTGGATGGAGTAATAGATAAACGCTGTACTGATATACGTAATAAAAATATTAATCTAAAAGTAAATGATCTCAGAAATAATAAAAGGTTGTTATCGGCAGATAAAATACTATTTGAATTGGCGATCTCTAATCTACTTTGCAATGCATTCAAGTATACTCCTACGGATGGAAAAGTTCTTATCGAATTAAGAGATGATGAGAATAATCTATTTTTTGAAATATCGGATACTGGAATTGGCATACCCAAAAATGAAATACAAAATATTATGCATGAGTTTTATCGTGCCACAAATGTTAAGAGAACCGATACGGAAGGAAGTGGACTTGGGCTCGCTTTAGTTAAGGAAGTAATTGAATTACACAAAGGGGAAATCAACTTTAAGAGTCCTTCAAATATAGGAGATGATACCAATCCCGGAACTACAGTAATTCTTAAATTGCCATTTGAATCTGAGAGTCAAGATTCAACCGAGGAAATGAATTCTACAAAAGAAATCTAA
- the ispE gene encoding 4-(cytidine 5'-diphospho)-2-C-methyl-D-erythritol kinase: protein MKYIEIKAPAKINIGLNVVKKRDDGFHDLETFFYPIYDLHDTVSFELADHFDFECDNDELNSENNNIVLKAHQSVENYVGKKLLVKIKLKKNIPTGAGLGGGSSDAAATLISLNELFNLKISYNSLIKIALELGSDVPFFIKAKAAIGRSRGEKLTIVDFELPYNIVIVNPGIHISTKEAFKNIYPKSANIDYSKVFHNHASFLKNMKNVKNDFEEYVFTSYPSIKEIKEKLLEQGAIFSLMSGSGSSVYGLFKEEINMAQLTNVFPSNYFVCVSRMQDSYFGY, encoded by the coding sequence ATGAAGTATATCGAAATTAAAGCACCGGCGAAGATCAATATTGGATTGAATGTTGTTAAAAAACGAGACGATGGTTTTCATGATCTCGAAACATTCTTTTATCCAATTTATGATTTACATGATACGGTTTCTTTTGAACTTGCTGATCATTTCGATTTCGAATGCGATAACGATGAGTTAAATTCGGAAAACAATAATATAGTTTTGAAAGCTCATCAATCAGTTGAAAATTATGTTGGCAAAAAGTTATTAGTAAAAATTAAATTAAAAAAGAATATCCCAACCGGTGCCGGTTTAGGCGGCGGCAGCAGTGATGCCGCGGCAACATTAATATCATTAAATGAACTATTCAATTTGAAAATCTCCTATAATAGTTTGATAAAAATCGCATTAGAGCTGGGATCTGATGTTCCTTTTTTTATTAAAGCAAAAGCGGCGATTGGTAGATCAAGAGGCGAGAAATTGACTATTGTTGATTTTGAACTTCCCTACAATATTGTAATTGTAAATCCTGGTATTCACATTTCAACGAAAGAAGCATTTAAAAATATTTATCCTAAAAGTGCTAACATTGACTATAGCAAAGTTTTCCATAATCATGCTTCTTTTCTTAAGAATATGAAAAATGTAAAAAATGATTTTGAAGAATACGTATTTACAAGTTATCCTTCGATAAAAGAAATTAAGGAGAAATTGTTAGAACAAGGTGCGATTTTTTCATTAATGAGCGGAAGTGGTTCGAGTGTGTATGGATTATTTAAAGAGGAAATTAACATGGCTCAATTAACAAATGTTTTTCCTTCCAATTATTTCGTTTGTGTTTCACGTATGCAAGATAGCTACTTTGGATATTAG
- a CDS encoding response regulator encodes MALIAIIDDDPDIVEASKLVLKSHGYDVVTANNPDDGYKIVKEKNPSLIILDVMMDEPDDGFFLAQKFRKEKITTPILMYTSVSKTTGYDFGAGDLVPVDDFVEKPISPEELIEKVTNLLNKV; translated from the coding sequence ATGGCTTTAATTGCAATAATTGACGATGATCCGGATATCGTTGAAGCCAGTAAACTAGTTCTAAAATCACATGGATATGATGTGGTAACCGCAAATAATCCGGATGACGGTTACAAAATTGTGAAGGAAAAGAATCCTTCACTGATAATACTTGATGTAATGATGGATGAACCTGATGATGGATTTTTCTTAGCCCAAAAATTCCGTAAAGAAAAAATTACAACACCAATTCTTATGTACACTTCGGTTTCTAAAACTACAGGTTATGATTTCGGCGCAGGCGATTTAGTACCGGTTGATGATTTTGTTGAAAAACCGATTTCACCGGAAGAGTTAATTGAAAAAGTAACTAATTTATTAAACAAAGTATAA
- a CDS encoding response regulator has translation MQNGYTPKVLIIDDEKGLRIGTQRLLESEGYEVSTAENGTTGVKLCVENDFDIALIDLKMPDMDGIEVLAEIKKAKPNTICFIATAYASYDTAIESTRLGAYGYIPKPFTPDELLYNLKKGFTQRLLILESEELKKERERSLLEIANERSRLNTIIQAITDGVLVINRLGEVVYSNNAALKYLNIEDVKIGKMILNKLPQKVNELVNKYLSNDEVIHKSYTTQIEILPNELFIEAITSPVSNPDESLAGVVLVIRNITNIKKVEQIKNQFVSMVAHELKTPVAAVLGFLKIILDKNLNVSEEQKDDFISRSVVRLKSLLDLVNDLLDISRLELKTKQREIESLNIDEILRSTVQLLEIEANKRNLSIVINIEDNLPNLKADHGEITRIFTNIISNAVKYNKENGTIKIDTHANGNYLITRISDTGIGLREEEKANMFQEFYRAKNEHTRGISGTGLGLTIVKQIVDSYHGKIEFESEYERGTTFTIYLPINKNN, from the coding sequence ATGCAAAACGGATACACTCCAAAAGTATTAATTATTGACGACGAAAAGGGATTACGAATCGGTACTCAACGATTGCTCGAATCGGAAGGGTATGAAGTGTCCACAGCTGAAAATGGCACTACTGGAGTTAAGCTATGTGTAGAAAATGATTTTGATATTGCATTAATTGATTTAAAAATGCCTGATATGGATGGCATTGAAGTTCTAGCAGAAATAAAGAAAGCCAAACCTAATACAATATGTTTTATTGCAACTGCTTACGCAAGTTATGACACAGCAATTGAATCAACTCGATTAGGTGCATACGGATATATACCAAAACCATTCACACCAGACGAATTACTTTATAATCTTAAAAAAGGATTTACACAAAGATTATTAATTCTTGAATCCGAAGAATTAAAGAAAGAAAGAGAAAGAAGTTTACTTGAGATTGCTAATGAAAGGAGCAGACTTAATACAATTATTCAAGCAATTACAGATGGTGTTTTAGTTATAAACAGACTAGGGGAAGTTGTTTATTCTAATAATGCTGCACTGAAATACTTGAATATAGAGGATGTAAAAATCGGTAAAATGATTTTAAATAAGCTTCCTCAAAAAGTTAATGAGCTTGTAAATAAATATCTATCTAATGACGAAGTAATTCATAAATCATACACTACACAGATTGAGATACTGCCGAACGAATTATTTATTGAAGCAATTACTTCTCCGGTTTCAAATCCTGATGAATCACTTGCCGGAGTTGTTCTTGTTATTCGGAATATAACAAATATTAAAAAAGTCGAACAAATAAAAAATCAATTCGTTTCGATGGTTGCACATGAACTTAAAACACCGGTTGCGGCAGTTCTGGGATTCCTAAAAATAATTCTTGATAAAAATCTAAACGTAAGTGAAGAACAAAAAGATGATTTCATATCTCGTTCTGTAGTTCGGCTCAAAAGTTTGTTGGATTTGGTAAACGACTTACTTGATATTTCGCGATTGGAATTAAAAACAAAGCAAAGAGAAATTGAATCACTTAATATTGATGAAATATTGCGATCAACTGTTCAGCTTCTGGAAATTGAAGCGAATAAACGCAATCTAAGTATTGTAATTAATATAGAAGATAATCTCCCAAATCTTAAAGCTGATCATGGTGAGATAACACGCATATTTACTAATATCATTAGCAACGCTGTTAAGTACAATAAGGAAAACGGAACTATTAAAATTGATACTCATGCAAATGGAAATTATTTGATAACAAGAATTAGCGATACCGGGATTGGACTAAGAGAAGAAGAAAAAGCTAATATGTTCCAAGAGTTTTATAGAGCTAAAAACGAACATACACGCGGAATCAGCGGGACAGGTTTGGGCTTAACAATCGTTAAACAAATTGTGGACTCTTATCACGGTAAAATTGAATTTGAAAGCGAATACGAAAGAGGAACAACGTTTACTATTTATTTACCCATAAATAAAAACAACTAA
- a CDS encoding NADH-ubiquinone oxidoreductase-F iron-sulfur binding region domain-containing protein — protein MENKMKREGAVIFSEYQRGDAIKKAVSIGREDILFELKESKLRGRGGAGFPTSTKWMLTAAAKADKKYVICNADEGEPGTFKDRVLLLEYPELVFDGMVVGGYTIGAKEGIVYLRGEYEYMLKSLEDYLEEMRKDNLLGKNILGKQGFDFDIIIRLGSGAYVCGEETALIESLEGHRGEARNRPPFPVNTGLNGKPTTVNNVETFASVAHIVVKGGEWYRTQGTDKSTGSKLFSVSGDCKKPGVYELPWGTTVTELLNIVQAENTKAVQVGGASGVCIPKSQFDRKLGYEDLGTGGSIMIFNENRDMLHVLKNFMEFFVEESCGQCTPCRVGNTKLLEGVEMIERGEYTFGYINKLKELGETMKIASKCGLGQSSPNSFISILENFKEEIFNNGKGGKH, from the coding sequence ATGGAAAATAAAATGAAAAGAGAAGGGGCAGTTATCTTTTCGGAATATCAACGTGGAGATGCGATCAAAAAAGCTGTTTCCATTGGTAGGGAAGATATCCTCTTCGAACTAAAAGAATCTAAACTTCGCGGCAGAGGCGGTGCTGGATTTCCAACTTCAACAAAATGGATGCTTACTGCAGCGGCAAAAGCTGATAAAAAATATGTTATTTGCAATGCGGATGAAGGTGAACCGGGAACTTTCAAAGATAGAGTTCTTCTACTTGAATATCCCGAACTGGTATTCGATGGAATGGTAGTTGGCGGTTATACAATTGGAGCTAAAGAAGGAATAGTTTATCTACGCGGTGAATATGAGTATATGTTAAAATCCTTAGAAGATTATCTTGAAGAGATGAGAAAAGATAATTTGTTAGGTAAAAATATTCTTGGGAAGCAAGGATTTGACTTCGATATTATTATTCGACTTGGTTCGGGAGCTTATGTATGCGGAGAAGAAACTGCATTAATTGAATCATTAGAAGGTCATCGTGGTGAAGCACGTAACAGACCTCCATTCCCGGTAAATACAGGATTAAATGGTAAGCCAACAACTGTAAATAATGTTGAAACATTTGCTTCAGTGGCACATATTGTTGTTAAAGGTGGAGAATGGTATAGAACTCAAGGAACTGATAAATCAACCGGATCAAAATTGTTTTCAGTATCAGGTGATTGTAAAAAACCCGGTGTCTATGAGTTACCATGGGGAACAACAGTTACTGAGTTGCTAAATATTGTTCAAGCAGAAAACACAAAAGCTGTGCAAGTCGGCGGTGCTTCGGGTGTTTGTATTCCCAAATCTCAGTTCGATAGAAAACTTGGTTACGAAGATTTAGGAACCGGTGGATCGATAATGATCTTTAATGAGAATCGTGACATGCTTCATGTGTTAAAAAACTTCATGGAATTCTTTGTTGAAGAATCGTGCGGTCAATGCACTCCATGCCGAGTAGGTAATACTAAATTGTTGGAAGGTGTTGAAATGATCGAAAGAGGCGAATATACATTCGGTTATATAAACAAATTAAAAGAGCTGGGAGAGACGATGAAGATTGCATCGAAATGCGGACTCGGTCAGTCATCTCCAAATTCATTTATCTCGATTCTTGAGAATTTCAAAGAGGAAATCTTCAATAACGGAAAGGGAGGAAAACACTAA
- a CDS encoding homocysteine S-methyltransferase family protein: MSERKSVLEFYKSKNRPLILDGAIGSNLQNILSDKNNSMWSSSLNISDPAKVIELHSKYINAGANIITTNTFRTNPTAYHVEQITISNAELVKKSVRLAIQSRGENNILIAGSNAPAEDCYQIERTISHNELYFNHLHHIEYLWRAGVDFILNETFSHFDEIKIVCELCDQQNIPFIISLYLTDDLHILSGELLYDVIEYINQFSPIAIGINCISPATFHKIEFVKFHAIKWGFYLNCGSGKVTDEIIECGIPPKEYSTFIRNYLQYKPLFIGSCCGSSPTHTAAIKETFDEVYRN; this comes from the coding sequence ATGTCTGAAAGAAAATCGGTACTTGAATTTTATAAATCAAAGAATCGTCCTTTGATTCTTGATGGTGCAATTGGAAGTAATCTTCAGAATATTTTATCCGATAAAAATAATTCAATGTGGTCAAGTTCTTTAAATATTTCCGACCCCGCTAAAGTTATCGAACTTCATTCAAAATATATTAATGCCGGCGCTAATATAATAACAACAAATACATTTAGAACAAATCCGACTGCATATCATGTCGAACAAATTACTATAAGTAATGCAGAATTAGTCAAGAAATCTGTTAGACTTGCGATTCAATCACGAGGCGAAAATAATATTTTAATTGCCGGTTCAAATGCACCAGCCGAAGATTGTTATCAAATAGAGAGAACAATTTCTCACAATGAATTATACTTCAATCATTTGCATCATATTGAATATTTATGGCGAGCCGGTGTTGATTTTATCTTGAACGAAACATTTAGTCATTTCGATGAAATAAAAATTGTTTGCGAACTGTGTGACCAACAGAATATTCCATTTATTATTAGTCTGTATCTAACCGATGATCTGCACATATTAAGCGGTGAATTACTTTACGATGTTATAGAATATATCAATCAATTTAGTCCGATTGCTATTGGTATAAATTGCATTTCGCCGGCGACTTTTCATAAAATAGAATTTGTTAAATTTCATGCTATAAAATGGGGATTTTATTTGAACTGTGGTTCCGGAAAAGTAACTGATGAGATTATTGAATGCGGTATTCCTCCGAAAGAATATTCAACTTTCATACGAAATTATTTACAGTATAAACCTCTCTTTATAGGTTCATGTTGCGGATCAAGTCCGACTCATACAGCAGCAATTAAGGAAACATTTGATGAAGTATATCGAAATTAA
- a CDS encoding response regulator, protein MSIAEKIKTVLLVDDDIDLLEQNRVLLESKGFEVVTAESGKEGLELFNKVKPCAAIIDLIMEEHDSGFILCHKIKKTEHGKKIPVFILTSATYDTGFKFSVETDEEKEWIKCDGILNKPVVLDELIMKFENFLDN, encoded by the coding sequence ATGTCAATTGCAGAAAAAATAAAAACAGTATTGTTAGTCGATGATGATATCGATTTGCTTGAACAAAATAGAGTATTACTGGAATCCAAAGGATTTGAAGTTGTAACAGCCGAATCAGGTAAGGAAGGTTTGGAACTATTTAATAAAGTAAAACCTTGTGCTGCGATAATCGATCTAATAATGGAAGAACATGATTCAGGTTTTATACTTTGTCATAAAATTAAAAAAACAGAACACGGTAAGAAGATACCGGTATTCATACTTACGTCGGCAACCTATGATACCGGTTTTAAATTCTCGGTAGAAACAGACGAGGAAAAAGAATGGATAAAATGCGATGGTATTTTAAATAAACCAGTTGTTCTTGATGAGCTTATAATGAAATTTGAAAATTTCTTAGACAATTGA
- a CDS encoding NADH-dependent [FeFe] hydrogenase, group A6 translates to MKENGKTRAPESQKGHTVKKAESSEGIGAMISVEINGNKYSVPFGTSILDACRNNKIHIPTLCHHDDLCVAGVCRVCLVEVEGMRTLQASCAYPITQPIKIHTSSQSVRKARRHVIDLLLSEHYGECYSCVRNNNCELQSLAKEYGVDHFTFGHIDKPKYEKDNSSFSVVRDMNKCILCKRCVRTCIDLQEVGVLESIYRGHDTQISTFMEKPLADVVCINCGQCINRCPTGALNANDPSDEIWKAIEDPTKHVVIQTAPSPRAAIGEEFGLGAGHSLTGQMNTALRRIGFNKVFDTNFTADLTILEEGTELIIRLYKALVEGDKQIALPQFTSCSPGWVKYIEHFYPDYLPHVSSAKSPQQMFGALIKTWYAEKEGIDPANIVSVALMPCAAKKYECNRPEMVDSGYKDVDYGLTTRELAQMIKESGIYLPEMDKTHFDNPFGDASGAGLIFGATGGVMEAAIRTIIELVMGEKVENVFDNMNVIPVRGFEGVRYAELPITKVGPVPEILKHLVPNWDWLKGATLKVAVAHGTANAKKVMEDIKAGGKLSECHFIEFMACPGGCIGGGGQPIPTSKEIREKRAEAIYNEDASLPLRKSHENKHVIDIYSEFLTDGPCGHKSHKLLHTHYTPRGKYIA, encoded by the coding sequence ATGAAAGAAAATGGAAAAACTAGAGCTCCCGAAAGTCAGAAAGGTCATACTGTTAAAAAGGCAGAATCCTCAGAAGGAATAGGAGCAATGATAAGTGTTGAAATAAATGGCAATAAATATTCGGTGCCTTTTGGAACATCAATACTCGATGCGTGCAGAAATAATAAAATTCATATTCCTACTCTCTGTCATCATGATGATTTATGTGTTGCAGGAGTATGTCGTGTATGTCTGGTTGAAGTTGAAGGTATGAGAACGCTTCAAGCTTCTTGTGCCTACCCAATTACTCAACCAATTAAGATTCATACATCAAGCCAAAGTGTAAGAAAAGCAAGAAGACATGTCATTGATTTGTTGCTTAGTGAACATTATGGAGAATGTTATTCTTGTGTTCGTAACAATAATTGTGAACTTCAATCACTCGCCAAAGAATATGGAGTAGATCATTTCACATTCGGTCATATTGATAAACCGAAGTATGAAAAAGATAATTCTTCATTCTCGGTAGTAAGGGATATGAATAAATGTATTCTTTGCAAACGCTGCGTAAGGACATGTATCGATTTACAAGAAGTCGGGGTTCTAGAATCTATTTATCGTGGGCATGACACTCAAATTTCTACGTTCATGGAAAAACCCCTTGCGGATGTTGTTTGTATCAATTGCGGGCAGTGTATTAACCGATGTCCGACCGGTGCTCTAAACGCAAATGATCCATCAGACGAAATTTGGAAGGCAATTGAAGATCCTACAAAACATGTTGTGATTCAAACTGCTCCATCGCCACGCGCTGCAATCGGTGAAGAATTCGGTTTAGGTGCTGGTCATTCACTCACGGGTCAGATGAATACTGCTTTGAGAAGAATTGGTTTCAATAAAGTTTTTGATACAAACTTTACTGCCGATCTAACAATTTTGGAAGAGGGAACAGAGTTAATTATCCGTCTATACAAAGCTCTGGTTGAAGGTGATAAACAAATTGCACTTCCTCAATTTACTTCATGTTCACCGGGTTGGGTAAAGTACATTGAACATTTTTATCCGGATTATTTACCGCATGTTAGCTCCGCTAAATCACCACAGCAAATGTTTGGTGCGCTTATCAAAACTTGGTATGCCGAAAAAGAAGGAATTGATCCTGCTAACATTGTTAGCGTAGCATTAATGCCATGTGCTGCAAAGAAATATGAATGCAATAGACCTGAAATGGTTGATTCCGGTTATAAAGATGTCGATTATGGTTTAACAACAAGAGAACTAGCACAAATGATTAAAGAATCCGGTATCTATTTACCTGAAATGGACAAAACACATTTTGACAATCCATTTGGTGATGCTTCAGGTGCGGGACTTATATTCGGTGCTACCGGTGGTGTTATGGAAGCTGCAATTAGAACAATAATTGAACTTGTGATGGGTGAAAAAGTTGAGAATGTTTTTGATAATATGAATGTAATTCCGGTTCGTGGTTTTGAAGGTGTTCGTTACGCAGAACTTCCTATTACTAAAGTTGGTCCGGTTCCGGAAATTCTAAAACATCTTGTACCTAATTGGGATTGGCTAAAAGGAGCAACTCTTAAAGTTGCGGTTGCGCATGGTACAGCAAATGCTAAAAAGGTTATGGAAGATATAAAAGCCGGAGGTAAGTTATCAGAATGTCATTTTATTGAGTTTATGGCTTGTCCTGGAGGTTGTATAGGTGGTGGTGGTCAACCTATTCCAACATCAAAAGAGATACGTGAAAAAAGAGCAGAAGCAATCTACAATGAAGATGCATCGCTGCCTCTTAGAAAATCACACGAAAATAAACATGTCATCGATATTTATTCAGAATTCTTGACTGATGGACCTTGTGGACATAAGTCTCATAAACTCCTTCACACTCATTATACACCAAGAGGGAAGTATATTGCATAA